The DNA segment ccttgaaagtccagacgcagcttaatatctggacACAAAAGATATGCAAtattccatagccacccgagatgccaatcattcttgaatggactataaacTTAGTTACATTAATTTTGAACTGATTTTTATATACTTATTCCTAAATTCGTTATAGATATTCCGAAAGTATAAAGTTTCTTACAACTACGGAGCATTGACTTATAAAATCACGCCCACATACGTACCAGAGCAGCCATTGAAATTCAAACTGACTGAACGTTCATCTTAATTTGGATGGATTATTGTGCTTcgtttaaaatataaaataaactaTGAAGGGGATCTCTACCCACCATAGTATTAACAtaatgatttttgtttgtttgttgttTATTATATAAGTATTAGGTGTAAATTTAAAAGTAGGTAAATGTTCGAATAAATATTGACTGAATATTTAAGAATCAATAAAGTTGTTGTTAGACcaagatatttttatttatttattttctccttcAATGGAATATTCCTATCTATCTGTAAGGGCCTATAGACGTTTATAGAATATCGACCTGTGTCGGACTGGCTCGgtaaaatagtgaaaaaaattcaCGGGGCCCACCCCCAATTCAGGTCTCGGAGCCCTTAGCCCCATAGATAATATTCCGATGAGGGCATCAACAGAAAACCAAGATCTGGAAATTATAGTTTCAATTTATCATGCAATAAGATTCCCAAAAATCCAAGAACTCATTAAATGCTGAAATAACAGGGGCGTTTTATGGACTATCGGGAAGGTAATGATAAAGACTGAGAGATGATTTTCCCAAAATGAAGGATCATTTGGATGAAAATCTATTCTGTCATTTCCGTCGGTTGTTTTACATATTCAGAGACTATGGTATATTGATTCACAGCACAGGCATAATCTTCATTCCCTAATATACAGAAATCATTCAAATATCTACTACACCTTCTTGTAGTACTTGTAGGTACCCCTCAAGAGTTTTTcccaaattaaaaataatttaaaatcgtTTACGATCCCAAGAAGAATGAGTGTTGAAAGCTCTAATCTTTCGAGAGTGAAAGCAGACTTTGTTAAATGATTTGGATCATAATGCTATTATTGATGCCTTGACATCCCTGTGATGTAATACCTAGTGAAAACTCacttatttttttattcgcTGTTGTGGAAAGCAGGTTATTTTTCAGCAGATCTTGTGACTTGTTGgaagaatattcaaaatttttacaGCTCAAAATATTTGCGTGTTTTAACATTTTGTGGTTATCCGAATCAATTATCCCAAATAATTCTTTCATATAACGTTCAAAATAGTTCATGGAATTATTACCAAAACCTCGTACCCcatgaaagtattcaataagatgttttttttatttcagatcaGAATGATAAGAAACATTAATTGATTCTATAAACTCAGTACAAAATAGTACAAATCTTTTAATTACTTGATGATATGCTATCTTGAATCTTtgatataagaataaaaatagaaGAATTTGATGCTCACAGTATTTTTCGTTgtaaattaaaagaatgtaGTAAATTACCACACGATGTATTTCATTCAAGATTTTACATATAAAAAGCAAAATTTCCTTACTAATATTCCACCAAGGAAATGTGATTCACAAGGAGACCAAGTTCTTCATATTGATGTTAAGAATAACATTAGGTTTATTCACAATTTATATAGAACCACTCTGTACAGTACTTGAATAGgaagataaaacaataaatctAAAGTCCTGAACTGCGTTCGCCATTGCTTGTGTCCTATACTGTACAAAACATTAGCTATCATGACTGAGGGAATTCCAACGATTGCCGAGGGTTAACTTTGCTCCTTCTGAGGAATTCACTCTTGATTGCTCCGAATGCCTATATGAACTTGATTTGTTATGTTGAACTACTTCGAAACTGCCTTCGTTTCTGTTCctgaaaatataacagaaagtttGAATTTCAATCGGCTCAGCCATTGATGGTTCTAAATGATTGCTCATTCAGTACCATCAAGCTCTATTTTAAGTTGATTTtaatttatattgaaatatatttatatgaGTTATTCATGGAGTAATTTCTGTACTACCCCAACTATAAGCTAAAAAATGAATTGGATGATTCAGCAAAGCTACACAGAACATGAACTCggtgaaaaattaagaaataattacaaattctgaaaaaaattgccaGTTATGATTAATtctcaattgaaatatttccaaaCTTACAAGAATAATAAACACGATAACATAAACAGATATATCAATAAAGGGGCTTGATAAAAAGTAAGGAATCTATGAGATACTCTAGAATGTGATAAAATAATTAGTTTTTAAATATCAAGTTCACTTTTCGAGAATGATTTCAAATCATTGAATCTGCATATTATTAAGACATGATAATAATCAATTTATAAATGATAGTGCCTACCTTCTATAGTCATTAGTTTTAGACAGTGTGGGAAACATTTCTTCATTATGAACATCTGGTGCACCCTTGATCACAGGTTTAGCGTTTCGACTTTGAACTTGATGTCGCAAAGTTGGAATAACATATGTTCTGTTTGTAGATTTGGGTTTTTCTTCTACTTTAGGAGGTGGGGGAGGGGGTGCAGCTTCCACTAtctcttcaattttcttccaaggaCCAGCCTTCTTCTCCGACTGTTGATCTCCTTCATCTCCTTGTTGTTGTTCAGAATTTGAATCACCATTTCCTTGACTTCCATCATTATTCTGATTTATGCTTAGGTTACCAATTTTGAGACCTGTGTAgtcttttttctcttcttcgAATTCTTTCCATTCATCTTGCTCCTACAATGAAAATGTGTCAATATGGCTTCCTCATAACACATTCAAGAATCTTTTTGAACATGGTATACATGATATAAGAATAATGACACCAATTAATGAATACTCACAACCTCAGGTGT comes from the Coccinella septempunctata chromosome 2, icCocSept1.1, whole genome shotgun sequence genome and includes:
- the LOC123308043 gene encoding protein CDV3 homolog isoform X1, which gives rise to MADLDDFFAKKDRKKGKSSKKFSTTEEVAKKLEDNAKKTEIKKKPDRPVDGEEPNTPEVEQDEWKEFEEEKKDYTGLKIGNLSINQNNDGSQGNGDSNSEQQQGDEGDQQSEKKAGPWKKIEEIVEAAPPPPPPKVEEKPKSTNRTYVIPTLRHQVQSRNAKPVIKGAPDVHNEEMFPTLSKTNDYRRNRNEGSFEVVQHNKSSSYRHSEQSRVNSSEGAKLTLGNRWNSLSHDS
- the LOC123308043 gene encoding protein CDV3 homolog isoform X2; the protein is MADLDDFFAKKDRKKGKSSKKFSTTEEVAKKLEDNAKKTEIKKKPDRPVDGEEPNTPEEQDEWKEFEEEKKDYTGLKIGNLSINQNNDGSQGNGDSNSEQQQGDEGDQQSEKKAGPWKKIEEIVEAAPPPPPPKVEEKPKSTNRTYVIPTLRHQVQSRNAKPVIKGAPDVHNEEMFPTLSKTNDYRRNRNEGSFEVVQHNKSSSYRHSEQSRVNSSEGAKLTLGNRWNSLSHDS